The Argopecten irradians isolate NY chromosome 16, Ai_NY, whole genome shotgun sequence genome window below encodes:
- the LOC138310635 gene encoding monocarboxylate transporter 12-like, whose amino-acid sequence MAAFEPHHELQENMTATQTLANGGKLSFPPIDTRSKQLGLAPDDGDKQSVTPSDSVSTTFTIRESETVHASNGGWGWIVTFASFCISLVIDGVNGVAGILFKEFLIVFGGTKGKTQAINSVMYGTLLFLAPVVGVLMRKFGARTIAISGGLIASTGFFLSTFSPNLDVMIFLYGCVGGFGLALLYPTSLVIVGMYFEKRRALATGIAVSGSGVGALVMAPTIEFLLELYGWQGTIWIMSAIVLNTVVCGALYRPVCSASSSEHRKTFEKSTVTSQKTSTVTSQKTSTVTSQRTSLNLRGCCQLTEIFELSLLKQPVFLLQICCCFFNMMGYNIPFSYLPVHSVSVGLSSRESALLISIIGISSIVSRVLVGYISDKSCVNTLVLNSVMLLIGALTTSMVPYYTTFASLAMYSAVYGATTAAFASLLTIILVKLMGLHVLSSALGIEFLCMGVALFIGSPIAGILSEMSGSYNSAFYFGGAVIGLAGLLSLPLSCMARRDQQSKSPEDTPQLIQLQVFYQRHSSPYNLYFFVYISKHTFCL is encoded by the exons AGCCACACCACGAGTTACAAGAAAACATGACGGCAACCCAAACCCTTGCTAATGGAGGTAAACTGTCATTCCCACCCATTGATACCAGAAGTAAACAGCTAGGCCTGGCCCCTGACGACGGAGATAAGCAGTCAGTTACACCCTCCGATAGTGTTAGCACGACATTTACCATTCGAGAATCAGAGACTGTCCACGCATCAAATGGTGGGTGGGGATGGATTGTGACATTTGCAAGTTTCTGCATCAGTTTAGTCATAGACGGTGTAAATGGAGTAGCTGGCATACTCTTCAAAGAATTTCTAATTGTGTTTGGAGGAACCAAAGGGAAAACTCAAGCCATTAATTCTGTAATGTATGGAACACTATTATTTCTAG CTCCAGTGGTAGGAGTACTGATGCGGAAATTCGGGGCTCGGACAATTGCGATTTCTGGAGGGCTGATTGCTAGTACCGGGTTTTTCCTTTCTACTTTCTCACCTAACTTAGACGTAATGATTTTTCTGTATGGATGTGTAGGCG GTTTTGGATTGGCGTTACTATATCCAACTTCCCTTGTTATTGTTGGAATGTATTTCGAGAAGCGCAGAGCTCTTGCTACCGGAATAGCAGTATCCGGATCTGGAGTAGGTGCTTTAGTGATGGCTCCAACCATTGAATTTCTCCTAGAGTTATATGGATGGCAAGGAACAATTTGGATAATGTCTGCGATTGTTCTAAATACTGTGGTGTGTGGTGCCTTGTATAGACCTGTCTGTAGTGCTTCTTCATCAGAGCACAGAAAAACCTTTGAAAAGTCTACCGTTACGTCACAAAAAACCTCTACCGTTACGTCACAAAAAACCTCTACCGTTACGTCACAAAGAACCTCACTAAATCTAAGGGGATGTTGCCAATTAACGGAAATATTTGAACTATCATTGCTGAAACAACCTGTGTTCTTGCTTCAGATATGCTGCTGTTTCTTCAATATGATGG GATATAACATTCCATTCAGTTACCTGCCTGTACATAGTGTATCTGTCGGCCTGTCCTCCCGGGAAAGTGCTCTTCTGATTTCAATCATCGGGATATCGAGTATTGTGTCACGTGTCCTGGTCGGTTACATATCTGACAAGTCGTGTGTGAATACTCTTGTTCTAAACAGTGTCATGTTGTTGATAGGGGCGCTAACCACTAGCATGGTTCCATATTACACCACGTTTGCAAGTCTGGCGATGTACTCCGCTGTGTATGGAGCCACTACAG CCGCTTTCGCCTCACTACTAACGATCATTCTTGTCAAACTGATGGGTCTCCATGTCCTCTCGTCGGCACTGGGAATAGAGTTCCTGTGTATGGGCGTTGCCTTATTCATTGGGTCACCTATTGCAG GTATTTTATCTGAAATGAGCGGGAGTTACAACAGTGCGTTTTACTTCGGCGGTGCCGTCATCGGACTCGCGGGACTACTTAGCTTACCACTAAGCTGTATGGCAAGACGGGATCAACAGTCGAAATCACCCGAAGACACTCCACAGCTGATACAACTTCAAGTGTTTTACCAACGTCATTCAAGtccatataatttatatttctttgtttacatATCAAAGCATACGTTCTGTTTATAG
- the LOC138310107 gene encoding clumping factor A-like, whose amino-acid sequence MSQILSRTPRPILIYTVTQRMSQVTSRTSRPMLIYTVTQRMSRILSRTPRPMLIYTVTQRMSQVTSSTPRLILIYSDTDTDVGLHSDTEDVPDLVKDTETDIDLHSDSEDVPDLFKDTETDVDLHSDTDDVPGHVKDTETDGDLHSDTEDVPGHVKDTETDVDLHSDTEDVPGHVKDTETDVDLHSDTEDVPGHVKDTETDGDLLSDTEDVDK is encoded by the coding sequence ATGTCCCAGATCTTGTCAAGGACACCCAGACCGATTTTGAtctacacagtgacacagaGGATGTCCCAGGTCACGTCAAGGACATCGAGACCGATGTTGAtctacacagtgacacagaGGATGTCCCGGATCTTGTCAAGGACACCGAGACCGATGTTGAtctacacagtgacacagaGGATGTCCCAGGTCACGTCAAGTACACCGAGACTGATATTGATCTACAGTGACACAGATACCGACGTTGGtctacacagtgacacagaGGATGTCCCAGATCTTGTCAAGGACACCGAGACTGATATTGATCTACACAGTGACTCTGAGGATGTCCCAGATCTTTTCAAGGACACCGAGACCGATGTTGAtctacacagtgacacagaTGATGTTCCAGGTCACGTCAAGGACACTGAGACTGATGGTGAtctacacagtgacacagaGGATGTCCCAGGTCACGTCAAGGACACCGAGACCGATGTTGAtctacacagtgacacagaGGATGTCCCAGGTCACGTCAAGGACACCGAGACCGATGTTGAtctacacagtgacacagaGGATGTCCCAGGTCACGTCAAGGACACCGAGACTGATGGTGATCTACTCAGTGACACAGAGGATGTAGATAAATAA
- the LOC138310109 gene encoding E3 SUMO-protein ligase ZBED1-like — MKQSISVALTTDSWTSRACQSYVTITAHFVTDNWEIKNFVLQTRLLDVSHTGVNIGEVFKEAVSEWGLDRHNTRKISLTTDNASNMDIAAHTADLSPHIECFAHTINLACQRGLKVNSMSRLMGRIRKIVSFFHRSTTATAALKRNQKLLAISEHKLIQDVQTRWNNSFEMIERFIEQQAPIMATLTAPEIRKNVKDVVTLSNEDITQAENVMKVLEPLEMVTTVMCSEKAPTVTVSLIYPMRAILLDSMNENAQDSGLIKEVKSAIGDDLKKRYSSDEMKEFLLIAAAIDPRFKSLPRLNTEEREAVYYNLELKVISTDLDTVQIKTEPDIEQPNLPQLSVPDKIEDNEEDEDLPSQPKMLKKSALEELLGDVYVVSSTPGKSLEERIKQEIEMYKKENSPQLSECPLSWWKEHCFNFPLLAKVAKHMLGIPATSTSSERVFSTAGDIICYNSSNCNFRSSEKTTENFGKDVPGLVKDTDANIDLHSDTEDVPGHVKDTVTDVDLHSVTEDVPDHVKDTETDVDLHSDTEDVPDYVKDTEADVDLHSDTEDVPGHVKDTETDFDLHSDTEDGPDLVKVTEADVDLHSDERGIPSDTEDVPDHVKDTEADVDLHSDTEDVPDLVKDTETDFDLHSDTEDGPDLVKDTEANVDLHSDERGIPRSCQGPPRPTLTYTVT, encoded by the exons ATGAAACAGTCAATATCTGTTGCATTGACAACAGATTCTTGGACGTCTAGAGCATGTCAGAGTTATGTTACCATAACAGCACACTTTGTCACAGATAACTGGGAAATTAAAAATTTCGTTCTTCAAACCAGGTTACTGGATGTATCGCATACCGGTGTAAACATTGGAGAAGTTTTTAAAGAAGCTGTCAGTGAATGGGGATTAGACAGGCATAACACCAGGAAAATTTCTTTAACCACTGATAATGCCTCCAACATGGATATAGCAGCCCACACTGCTGACCTGTCACCTCACATTGAATGTTTCGCCCACACGATAAATTTAGCTTGTCAGCGAGGTTTGAAAGTAAATTCAATGAGTAGACTGATGGGTAGGATTAGAAAAATAGTAAGCTTTTTCCACAGATCTACTACTGCCACAGCTGccttaaaaagaaatcaaaaacTTCTAGCTATATCAGAGCACAAACTGATCCAGGATGTACAGACTAGGTGGAACAACAGCTTTGAAATGATTGAGAGATTTATTGAGCAACAAGCCCCCATCATGGCAACACTGACCGCtcctgaaattagaaaaaatgtGAAGGATGTTGTTACTCTATCAAATGAGGACATTACACAAGCAGAAAATGTCATGAAAGTGCTTGAGCCTCTGGAAATGGTGACTACTGTCATGTGCTCAGAGAAAGCCCCTACAGTAACAGTGTCTTTGATCTATCCTATGAGAGCTATTCTTCTAGACAGCATGAATGAAAATGCTCAGGACTCTGGTCTTATCAAGGAAGTGAAGTCAGCCATAGGGGATGATTTGAAGAAGAGATATAGCAGTGATGAAATGAAGGAATTCTTGTTGATTGCTGCAGCAATAGATCCACGGTTTAAATCCCTCCCTCGCCTAAACACAGAAGAACGAGAGGCTGTATATTACAATCTGGAGTTAAAAGTCATCTCGACTGACCTGGACACAGTGCAG ataaaGACTGAACCAGATATAGAGCAGCCAAACTTACCACAGCTATCTGTCCCTGATAAAATTGAAGACAATG AAGAAGATGAGGATTTACCAAGTCAACCAAAGATGTTGAAGAAATCAGCTTTAGAAGAGTTACTTGGAGATGTCTATGTGGTTTCATCAACTCCTGGAAAATCATTGGAAGAACGTATAAAACAGGAAATTGAAATGTACAAAAAGGAAAAttctcctcagttgtcagaatgCCCTCTCTCCTGGTGGAAAGAACATTGTTTTAACTTCCCTCTACTTGCTAAAGTAGCTAAACATATGCTTGGCATTCCAGCTACTTCTACTTCTAGTGAGCGTGTATTTAGCACTGCCGGTGACATA ATATGTTATAACAGCTCTAATTGCAACTTCAGGAGCTCTGAAAAAACGACCGAAAACTTTGGAA AGGATGTCCCAGGTCTTGTCAAGGACACTGACGCCAACATTGAtctacacagtgacacagaGGATGTCCCAGGTCACGTCAAGGACACCGTGACCGATGTTGATCTACACAGTGTCACAGAGGATGTCCCAGATCACGTCAAGGACACCGAGACCGATGTTGAtctacacagtgacacagaGGATGTCCCAGATTACGTCAAGGACACCGAGGCCGACGTTGAtctacacagtgacacagaGGATGTCCCAGGTCACGTCAAGGACACCGAGACCGATTTTGAtctacacagtgacacagaGGATGGTCCAGATCTTGTCAAGGTCACTGAGGCCGACGTTGATCTACACAGTGACGAAAGAGGAATTCCCAG tgacacagaGGATGTCCCAGATCACGTCAAGGACACCGAGGCCGACGTTGAtctacacagtgacacagaGGATGTCCCAGATCTTGTCAAGGACACCGAGACCGATTTTGAtctacacagtgacacagaGGATGGTCCAGATCTTGTCAAGGACACTGAGGCCAACGTTGATCTACACAGTGACGAAAGAGGAATTCCCAGATCTTGTCAAGGACCACCGAGGCCTACGTTGACCTACACAGTGACATAG